The following proteins are encoded in a genomic region of Amphiura filiformis chromosome 18, Afil_fr2py, whole genome shotgun sequence:
- the LOC140139350 gene encoding uncharacterized protein has protein sequence MENLPPFVTQLLYSPALASTHVLYQQPPQQQQQQQQQQQQQQQQQQQQQQQQQQPEQQQQPPQQQQQPPQQQQQLPEQQHPPNQQKPPQQPPQQPPQQQQQPHQQQQTPHQQQPPQQQQPPQQQQPPQQALQEQQPPQQQQPQPQQQSQQQQHWPQQQSTQSQKNGNT, from the coding sequence ATGGAGAATCTACCGCCCTTTGTCACGCAGCTGCTGTATAGTCCAGCCTTAGCATCAACTCATGTACTTTATCAACAGCCacctcaacaacaacaacaacaacaacaacaacaacaacaacaacaacaacaacaacaacaacaacaacaacaacaacaacaacctgaGCAACAGCAGCAGCCACCTCAGCAACAACAGCAGCCAcctcagcaacagcagcagctaCCTGAGCAACAACATCCACCAAATCAACAAAAGCCACCTCAGCAACCACCTCAGCAGCCACCTCAGCAACAACAGCAGCCACATCAGCAACAGCAGACACCTCATCAACAACAGCCACCCCAGCAACAGCAGCCACCTCAACAACAGCAGCCACCTCAGCAGGCACTTCAGGAACAGCAGCCACCTCAGCAACAGCAGCCGCAGCCTCAGCAGCAATCTCAGCAACAGCAGCATTGGCCTCAGCAGCAATCCACGCAGTCTCAGAAAAATGGtaatacataa